In a genomic window of Polyangiaceae bacterium:
- a CDS encoding PAS domain-containing protein, giving the protein MALRWTKLGGPSIMPSSAARNDRDREFVLQPAPCLDIDKSGAIVRANPAFCAIAGRTEEELRELGLSSIVWQDAHDEVAKALLDATNHETVSFDAPICHPDGELRWLEWRGVMEPARNVVQFITHDGTTSRRVKSEMQERERFLTTLLANLPGMAYRCRNDPDWTMEFVSAGCLALTGYEVDDLLFNKTTSFGDLFHPDDAQPVWNAVQKALANKEPFTLQYRIRTKGGGQRWCFEQGRGVFSDNGELLALEGFITDITHRVEAEEELRDKLTLIEAQRNQIADLSLPIIEVWDGVLTLPIVGVLDDVRSARIMEGLLDAVVRTQSEHVILDLTAVASVDAAVAEHLVSILRAVKLLGARGVLSGIRPAVAQSLVGLSADLGGIPTTSDLRGALRSCMRLDAKNTRARKG; this is encoded by the coding sequence ATGGCGCTTCGATGGACGAAACTCGGAGGCCCATCCATTATGCCATCCTCCGCTGCGCGAAACGACCGAGACCGGGAATTCGTCCTTCAACCCGCTCCTTGCCTGGACATCGATAAAAGCGGCGCGATCGTCCGGGCAAACCCCGCATTTTGCGCCATAGCAGGACGCACCGAGGAAGAGCTACGCGAGCTGGGCCTCTCGTCTATCGTTTGGCAGGACGCGCACGACGAGGTCGCCAAAGCGCTACTCGACGCGACCAATCACGAGACCGTGAGCTTCGACGCCCCCATCTGCCACCCCGACGGCGAACTGCGATGGCTCGAATGGCGTGGTGTCATGGAACCCGCACGAAACGTCGTTCAATTCATTACGCACGACGGTACAACGTCGCGACGCGTCAAAAGCGAAATGCAGGAACGCGAAAGGTTTCTCACGACACTTTTGGCGAACTTGCCGGGTATGGCTTACCGGTGCCGCAACGATCCCGATTGGACCATGGAATTCGTGAGCGCCGGATGCCTGGCGCTCACGGGCTACGAAGTCGACGACCTTCTCTTCAACAAAACCACGAGTTTCGGTGATCTCTTTCATCCCGACGATGCACAACCCGTCTGGAATGCCGTGCAGAAGGCGCTCGCCAACAAAGAGCCGTTCACCCTGCAGTATCGCATTCGCACGAAGGGCGGCGGGCAGCGCTGGTGCTTCGAGCAAGGTCGAGGTGTATTCTCAGACAACGGCGAGCTGCTCGCGCTCGAAGGATTCATCACGGACATCACCCATCGCGTCGAAGCCGAAGAGGAATTGCGCGACAAACTCACGCTGATCGAGGCGCAACGCAATCAAATTGCAGATCTGTCGCTGCCCATCATCGAAGTTTGGGACGGCGTGCTCACCCTCCCCATCGTGGGCGTGCTCGACGACGTCCGGTCGGCGAGAATCATGGAAGGGCTGCTCGATGCCGTGGTCCGCACGCAATCGGAGCACGTGATCCTCGATTTGACGGCCGTGGCCAGCGTCGATGCCGCCGTCGCCGAACACCTCGTGTCCATTCTTCGTGCCGTGAAACTCCTGGGAGCACGCGGCGTGCTTTCGGGGATAAGGCCCGCCGTTGCACAATCGCTCGTGGGTTTGTCCGCGGACCTCGGCGGCATACCCACGACGTCGGATTTGCGAGGAGCACTGCGATCGTGCATGCGGCTCGATGCAAAAAATACGCGCGCACGCAAAGGTTGA
- a CDS encoding M13 family metallopeptidase produces the protein MTRTHCLVSTSALFLLAACASAPPLPDKPVETAKPAETAATPPAAPTYQGKPKLGTFGVDLAGMDASVKPGADFYKYAGGAWIKANPIPSDRARWGTFDALREESDANVRKILDEQVAKKPEKGTNAQKAADMYASYLDTAAIDKNGFAPTKPLLDAIGKAKSTDDIALLMARADLPCKAPIGMSVTLDQKNPDRYVVGVVQSGLGLPEREYYLKTDKQFTEIREKYEAHIGRVLAMVGDKKAAANAKEILALETKIAEAHWPIAERRDRDKTYNLRTVAELEKEAPKFPWKKYMDALGYGKESSVVVREVTAMPKLAEIFAKTPVATWKAYITYHFLRASADVLPSALDNEVFDFVGRTLHGQPEQRARWKRAVTAVNMMIGDAVGELYVARHFQPKAKAEMDRLVENLRKGYASRIQKVDWMSAETKKVALEKLAGFRPKIGYPSKWKSYATLEVVPGDAFGNARRAEVWDHEYDKARLGKPTDREEWFMPPQMVNAYYNATFNEIVFPAAILQPPFFDSEAEPAVNYGAIGGVIGHEMGHGFDDQGAKSDAKGILRTWWAPADIDAFKKRTQTLADQYSEFEPLPGIKVNGKLTLGENIGDIGGLTVAHEAYTLSLEGKPAEVIGGYTGDQRFFFGWAQVWRTLYRDEALRNQVLSDPHSPAMYRVNGVVRNVDAWYAAFGVKEGDALFLPPEKRVKIW, from the coding sequence ATGACGCGAACACACTGCCTCGTTAGTACATCTGCTCTGTTCCTTCTTGCCGCGTGCGCTTCGGCACCTCCGCTGCCCGACAAACCCGTAGAAACGGCGAAACCGGCGGAAACGGCCGCCACGCCACCGGCTGCACCCACGTACCAGGGCAAACCCAAGCTCGGGACGTTTGGTGTCGACTTGGCGGGTATGGACGCCTCCGTAAAACCCGGAGCGGATTTTTATAAATACGCTGGAGGAGCCTGGATCAAGGCAAACCCGATTCCTTCGGACCGGGCGCGCTGGGGGACGTTCGACGCATTGCGTGAAGAGTCGGATGCCAACGTGCGCAAGATTCTCGACGAGCAGGTTGCCAAGAAGCCTGAAAAGGGCACGAATGCGCAGAAGGCTGCTGACATGTATGCGTCGTATCTCGACACGGCAGCCATCGACAAGAATGGTTTTGCGCCGACCAAACCGCTGCTCGATGCGATTGGAAAAGCCAAGAGCACGGACGACATTGCCTTGCTGATGGCTCGAGCGGACCTGCCGTGCAAGGCGCCGATTGGGATGAGTGTGACGCTCGATCAAAAGAATCCCGATCGTTATGTCGTAGGGGTCGTTCAGAGTGGTCTTGGTTTGCCCGAGCGCGAGTATTACCTGAAGACCGACAAGCAATTCACGGAGATTCGGGAAAAGTACGAAGCGCACATTGGCCGAGTGCTCGCGATGGTGGGCGACAAGAAGGCCGCCGCGAATGCAAAGGAAATCTTGGCGCTCGAAACGAAGATCGCCGAAGCGCATTGGCCCATTGCAGAACGCCGCGATCGGGACAAGACGTACAATTTGCGAACGGTCGCGGAGCTCGAAAAAGAAGCGCCGAAGTTTCCATGGAAAAAGTACATGGATGCGCTCGGTTATGGCAAGGAAAGCTCGGTCGTCGTCCGCGAAGTCACGGCGATGCCGAAGCTCGCGGAGATTTTCGCAAAGACGCCGGTTGCAACGTGGAAGGCGTACATCACCTATCATTTCCTGCGCGCATCGGCGGATGTATTGCCTTCGGCGCTCGACAACGAGGTATTCGACTTCGTGGGTCGGACGTTGCATGGGCAACCGGAGCAGCGAGCTCGTTGGAAGCGAGCCGTGACTGCCGTCAATATGATGATTGGCGATGCCGTGGGTGAGCTTTACGTCGCTCGCCATTTCCAGCCGAAGGCGAAAGCCGAAATGGATCGTCTCGTCGAGAACCTTCGCAAAGGGTACGCATCGCGCATTCAGAAGGTCGACTGGATGTCGGCGGAGACGAAAAAGGTCGCGCTGGAAAAACTCGCAGGATTCCGCCCGAAAATCGGTTATCCGAGCAAGTGGAAGAGCTACGCGACGCTCGAAGTCGTCCCCGGTGATGCATTCGGGAATGCTCGACGTGCGGAGGTATGGGATCACGAGTACGACAAAGCGAGGCTCGGCAAGCCGACGGATCGTGAAGAATGGTTCATGCCGCCGCAGATGGTCAATGCATACTACAACGCCACGTTCAACGAGATCGTGTTTCCGGCAGCCATTCTTCAGCCCCCGTTTTTCGATTCCGAGGCGGAACCTGCCGTCAATTACGGGGCCATTGGCGGCGTGATTGGGCACGAAATGGGGCATGGTTTCGATGACCAAGGTGCCAAATCGGACGCGAAGGGCATTTTGCGCACGTGGTGGGCACCGGCCGACATCGATGCATTCAAGAAACGCACGCAGACGCTCGCCGATCAATATTCGGAATTCGAGCCGCTGCCGGGGATCAAGGTCAATGGCAAATTGACGCTCGGGGAAAACATCGGCGACATCGGTGGGCTCACGGTGGCCCATGAAGCGTACACGCTGTCGCTCGAGGGCAAACCTGCCGAGGTGATTGGCGGGTACACGGGCGATCAGCGATTCTTCTTCGGCTGGGCGCAGGTCTGGCGCACGCTTTATCGCGACGAAGCGCTTCGCAATCAAGTCCTCTCGGATCCGCATTCGCCGGCGATGTATCGCG
- a CDS encoding OmpA family protein, translating into MKHVCPGVLVAFVMVACEPPAKVTTPAAAPGVSAEVAAKPLPTASAVAAVEPAPLASAPSAAAPVPCPPEAPAPAGALAWVNGCKIELGEKIYFDFDKATIRPQSFPVLDAVGDILFRDVDLHVEIQGHLGDPDREAYGRKLSQHRAQAVMNYLIAKKGIARERLTAVGYENSVPIADWRTEEGRAKNRRIELVIRKWSGGENR; encoded by the coding sequence ATGAAACACGTTTGTCCGGGCGTTCTCGTTGCCTTTGTGATGGTTGCGTGTGAGCCGCCGGCAAAGGTGACGACTCCGGCGGCTGCTCCTGGCGTTTCCGCCGAAGTGGCAGCAAAGCCATTGCCGACAGCATCGGCCGTGGCCGCAGTCGAGCCAGCGCCATTGGCATCTGCTCCGTCGGCTGCTGCTCCTGTGCCGTGTCCGCCCGAAGCGCCTGCGCCTGCAGGGGCGCTCGCGTGGGTGAATGGGTGCAAAATCGAATTGGGTGAAAAAATATATTTCGATTTCGACAAGGCCACGATTAGACCGCAGAGTTTTCCGGTGCTGGATGCCGTGGGAGACATTCTTTTTCGCGATGTGGATTTACACGTCGAAATTCAGGGGCACCTGGGTGATCCGGATCGAGAAGCTTATGGTCGCAAGCTATCGCAGCACCGTGCGCAAGCAGTCATGAACTATCTCATTGCGAAAAAAGGGATCGCTCGCGAGCGGCTCACGGCGGTGGGATACGAGAATAGTGTACCCATTGCCGATTGGAGGACGGAGGAGGGGCGGGCAAAAAATCGTAGAATCGAGCTCGTGATTCGGAAATGGAGTGGCGGAGAGAACAGGTGA
- a CDS encoding FecR domain-containing protein, which translates to MTGFLDRLRAYWKNNPLSARAVLGLLVLLACAVAFVATQRVPPVRAGVVDARLELAAGEVRLTDGDKSATLISGVALPQGADVSTGSGARALVRLADGSSLFLRSDTKVKLLPEGADILSGEVWLDAPPSERAAMQHKAGSVTVSAADAGLSIVNAGGETRVVVTRGLAVVTSPGGRVEVNAGEQVEIKGSDKPNVKPVVFWDDWTGGMGDGRPLAGNASGAGRIYGVSPNDIGAKAKLLEISRQSVRAVIRDGLAETEVDQTFGNPGGGMLEGWYWFSVPERAIVTSFAVETDGVLVEGEVTERKEAAARYTKAVSSGHSPALLEWVDGRTYRSRIYPIPASGSRRVVLRYLEVLPSQEGKLEYLYPMRSDEPSRIGEFSLEVDLGTIGPKMRISSLADAVVEERGRRVTMRRSGYLPRADFQIEATPIEKDKREPLTIARWSAGSDRADYVMARYVPDIDWSTIPEPPGDVAVVVDTSASGDEAVRQQKAVAAEATLRALSKKDKFVLIAIDSAPTVLWPKEGLAEATDKEIAAALGKLAEHASAGATDLGAMFDAALGRLHGTEQPAVVYIGDGLATSGEVAADRLSERLRRSLSTSRARLFTVAVGAQSNLGLLRELARQGGGQSFRIDRTETATSEVLRLASAIKTPTITELSIDLGAGLDEAMFTATGKISRGEEVMLVARTHHALPKEAMVKGRVGGKDFTKTYPITMTQGPSTSLVPRLWAAEKIRRLLGEATDPDELRGKIVEIGLDYGLMTPYTSILALESEAAYARQGIRRRNSPLRGTRLTMLDAATERAWMDAAANPVPAVMFGCSKSDEAPASAISQAPPPVAVAPAEPAGEHMNLDDQKARAGEPTDTPVAGIVPEPSPESATAEAPAMPKADIAGKIAKASSDDEIGDFKPMGGSGYVGGLGAAPPGARVPNRSTRPLAAGNSPRSVELAGFDKPKPAPPPPPPHREQDGQKAERVKISRTMPAMPCSDVARRPLADRIVMWSKRLKGELDGAALVSRYEAARTTCEIPDWRAEQALLDLIQQKARTEEAVLALLEHLAKTPDTQRYVAQAILRRTVDPRIAAAVRRTLFGEKIQWDAVDAELAEITDVEQKLAVLRERMLVAPGDPEGEYRIVRLLGEAGKRDDALAHGRRLRDRGLMSPTLALSLGDVLAQQGFEEEALRTYSEIVEFDPQSADSRRLLGDVFLRHRWHAAAYRQYKTLTDLRPGDPAAFLRLALAAAGSGRVDEALRIERQVASAEGTPGPRDPRLWARLAAAAQLAKLLDGGGKPPEASLADGLTRKMKELALWSGPSAIAILTWDDLSADLVLVGKEGDKDAALPELSESSSVGISALEVPLGDEGRYVFSAKWRSKKLREVSVTLHSIAWDGKAFRVKISTAKLPIAEDVVGF; encoded by the coding sequence AGCCGCGATGCAGCACAAGGCCGGCTCCGTCACCGTGTCCGCTGCCGATGCAGGCTTGTCCATCGTAAATGCGGGCGGCGAAACGCGCGTCGTCGTCACACGAGGTCTCGCGGTCGTCACGTCGCCCGGTGGTCGCGTCGAAGTCAACGCGGGTGAACAAGTCGAAATCAAGGGCTCGGACAAACCCAACGTAAAACCCGTCGTTTTCTGGGACGATTGGACCGGCGGCATGGGCGACGGCCGGCCGCTCGCGGGAAATGCCAGCGGCGCCGGGCGCATCTACGGCGTGTCGCCAAACGACATCGGCGCCAAAGCAAAACTGCTCGAAATCAGCCGACAATCCGTGCGCGCCGTCATTCGCGATGGCCTTGCGGAGACCGAAGTCGACCAGACGTTCGGCAATCCAGGCGGCGGCATGCTCGAAGGTTGGTATTGGTTCAGCGTCCCCGAACGAGCGATCGTGACGTCGTTTGCCGTCGAAACGGACGGCGTCCTCGTCGAAGGCGAAGTGACAGAACGCAAAGAAGCCGCGGCTCGATATACGAAAGCCGTATCGAGTGGCCATTCGCCCGCGCTGCTCGAATGGGTCGATGGCCGTACGTATCGGTCGCGCATTTACCCGATTCCGGCATCGGGATCGCGTCGCGTCGTTTTGCGCTACCTGGAAGTGCTGCCGTCGCAAGAAGGCAAACTCGAGTACCTTTATCCAATGCGTTCGGACGAACCCTCGCGCATTGGTGAATTTTCGCTCGAAGTCGATTTGGGCACGATTGGCCCGAAAATGCGAATTTCGAGTTTGGCGGACGCGGTCGTCGAAGAGCGCGGACGTCGCGTGACGATGCGGCGTAGCGGGTATTTGCCCCGAGCCGATTTTCAAATCGAAGCGACGCCGATCGAAAAAGACAAACGCGAACCGCTCACGATCGCGCGCTGGTCCGCAGGCAGTGATCGAGCCGATTACGTGATGGCGCGTTACGTTCCCGACATCGATTGGTCGACCATTCCCGAACCACCGGGGGATGTGGCGGTCGTCGTCGACACGTCCGCATCCGGCGATGAAGCCGTCCGTCAACAAAAGGCCGTCGCTGCGGAAGCTACTCTTCGAGCGCTCTCGAAAAAAGACAAATTCGTTCTCATCGCCATTGATTCGGCGCCCACGGTGCTTTGGCCGAAAGAGGGTTTGGCGGAAGCAACCGACAAAGAAATCGCCGCGGCGCTTGGAAAACTTGCCGAACATGCATCGGCGGGCGCAACGGACCTCGGCGCCATGTTCGACGCGGCGCTCGGAAGGCTTCACGGCACGGAACAACCGGCCGTCGTGTACATTGGCGACGGGCTCGCAACATCGGGCGAAGTGGCGGCGGATCGTTTGTCCGAGCGGCTTCGTCGATCGCTCTCGACATCGCGGGCGCGTCTGTTTACCGTAGCCGTTGGAGCTCAAAGCAATTTGGGACTCCTGCGTGAACTTGCGCGACAAGGCGGCGGCCAAAGTTTCCGCATTGATCGCACGGAGACCGCGACGAGCGAAGTGCTTCGTCTTGCGAGCGCGATCAAAACACCAACGATTACGGAGCTGTCGATCGATCTCGGCGCGGGGCTTGACGAAGCCATGTTCACGGCGACTGGCAAGATTTCGCGTGGTGAAGAAGTGATGCTCGTGGCGCGAACGCATCATGCGTTGCCGAAAGAGGCAATGGTGAAGGGTCGCGTCGGCGGTAAAGACTTCACGAAGACGTATCCGATTACGATGACGCAGGGGCCGAGCACGTCGCTCGTCCCGCGGCTGTGGGCGGCGGAAAAGATTCGGCGACTGCTTGGCGAAGCGACGGATCCGGATGAATTGCGAGGCAAAATTGTCGAAATTGGCCTCGATTATGGCCTCATGACGCCTTATACGAGCATCCTCGCGCTCGAAAGCGAAGCGGCGTATGCGCGACAAGGCATTCGACGGAGGAATTCGCCACTTCGCGGAACTCGTTTGACGATGCTCGATGCGGCGACCGAACGCGCGTGGATGGATGCCGCGGCAAACCCCGTTCCGGCGGTGATGTTCGGTTGTTCCAAGAGCGACGAGGCGCCGGCGTCGGCCATTTCGCAGGCGCCTCCGCCGGTGGCTGTTGCACCGGCGGAGCCAGCGGGCGAGCACATGAATCTCGACGATCAAAAAGCGCGGGCAGGCGAGCCTACGGACACGCCGGTTGCGGGCATTGTGCCGGAGCCGTCGCCGGAATCGGCAACCGCGGAAGCTCCGGCAATGCCGAAAGCGGATATTGCCGGAAAGATTGCGAAAGCTTCGTCAGACGACGAGATTGGCGATTTCAAACCCATGGGTGGGAGCGGATATGTCGGGGGACTCGGGGCTGCGCCGCCTGGCGCGCGAGTGCCGAACCGCAGCACCCGTCCACTCGCGGCGGGAAACAGCCCTCGTAGCGTCGAATTGGCTGGCTTCGACAAACCAAAACCTGCGCCCCCGCCACCCCCGCCGCATCGTGAACAGGATGGCCAAAAAGCGGAGCGCGTGAAAATATCGCGCACGATGCCGGCGATGCCTTGCAGCGACGTGGCGCGAAGGCCGCTCGCGGATCGCATCGTCATGTGGTCGAAACGTTTGAAGGGCGAGCTCGACGGCGCGGCGCTCGTGTCACGTTATGAAGCGGCGCGCACGACGTGCGAAATACCCGATTGGCGTGCCGAACAAGCATTGCTCGATCTCATTCAGCAAAAAGCGCGCACGGAAGAAGCCGTCTTGGCACTTTTGGAACACTTGGCAAAAACCCCCGATACGCAAAGGTACGTGGCGCAGGCGATTTTGCGTCGTACGGTCGATCCGCGCATTGCAGCGGCCGTGCGTCGAACGCTGTTTGGAGAAAAAATCCAATGGGACGCCGTCGATGCCGAGCTTGCGGAGATTACGGATGTCGAGCAAAAGCTTGCGGTATTGCGCGAACGAATGCTCGTGGCGCCGGGTGATCCCGAAGGCGAATACCGCATCGTGCGGCTCTTGGGTGAAGCTGGAAAACGCGACGATGCATTGGCGCACGGAAGGCGACTGCGTGATCGAGGGCTCATGAGTCCGACGTTGGCGCTATCGCTGGGCGATGTATTGGCGCAGCAAGGATTCGAAGAGGAAGCGCTTCGGACGTATTCCGAAATCGTCGAATTCGACCCGCAAAGTGCCGATTCGCGGCGGCTCTTGGGTGATGTGTTTTTGCGTCATCGTTGGCACGCGGCGGCGTATCGCCAATACAAAACGCTCACCGATCTTCGTCCTGGTGATCCGGCTGCATTCTTGCGATTGGCCTTGGCTGCTGCAGGCAGTGGTCGCGTGGACGAAGCTTTGCGTATCGAACGCCAAGTTGCATCGGCAGAAGGCACGCCGGGCCCGCGGGATCCGCGGCTATGGGCGCGCCTCGCAGCAGCGGCACAACTGGCCAAGTTGCTGGATGGCGGTGGAAAACCTCCCGAGGCTTCGCTTGCCGACGGTTTGACCCGCAAAATGAAAGAGCTTGCCTTGTGGAGTGGTCCGAGCGCCATTGCCATTCTCACGTGGGACGACTTGAGCGCGGATTTGGTGCTCGTGGGCAAAGAAGGCGACAAGGACGCGGCGCTGCCCGAATTGTCGGAATCGTCGTCCGTGGGCATTTCAGCGCTCGAAGTGCCGCTCGGTGACGAAGGGCGGTACGTGTTTTCGGCAAAGTGGCGGTCGAAGAAGCTTCGCGAGGTGTCCGTGACGCTGCATTCGATTGCGTGGGATGGAAAAGCATTCCGCGTGAAAATCTCGACGGCGAAACTGCCAATCGCCGAAGATGTCGTCGGATTCTGA